In Tachysurus vachellii isolate PV-2020 chromosome 10, HZAU_Pvac_v1, whole genome shotgun sequence, the following proteins share a genomic window:
- the LOC132852097 gene encoding procathepsin L-like translates to MKVLLVVSALVALATAARISLEDLEFHAWKLEFGKIYKSAEEESQRKNTWLENRKLVLVHNMLADQGIMSYRLGMTYFADMNNQEYRQSAFKGCLGAFNKTKKHSAVTFLRQAGGAVLPDTVDWRNYGYVTEVKNQLQCGSCWAFSATGALEGQTVRKTAKLVSLSEQQLVDCSWKFGNMGCNGGWMDWAFEYVTENGGLDTEDSYTYEAHDGSCRYNPDTVGATCTGFVDINSGDENALQEAVATIGPISVAIDAGHMSFQLYESGVYDEPDCSSTELDHGVLAVGYGTDNGQDYWLVKNSWGLQWGHNGYIKMSRNKNNQCGIATKSSYPLV, encoded by the exons ATGAAGGTTTTGCTTGTTGTCAGCGCTCTTGTGGCTCTGGCCACTGCGGCCAGAATCTCTTTGGAGGACCTGGAGTTTCATGCCTGGAAACTGGAATTTG GTAAGATCTATAAGTCTGCAGAGGAGGAGTCTCAACGTAAGAATACATGGCTAGAAAATCGCAAGCTGGTTTTGGTACACAACATGCTGGCTGACCAGGGCATTATGAGCTACAGACTTGGCATGACCTACTTTGCAGACatg AACAACCAGGAATACAGACAGTCTGCTTTTAAGGGCTGCCTGGGAGCCTTCAACAAGACCAAGAAACACAGTGCAGTAACATTCCTCCGACAGGCAGGAGGAGCTGTTCTGCCAGATACTGTTGACTGGAGGAACTATGGCTATGTGACTGAGGTTAAAAACCAGTTGCAGTGTGGTTCTTGCTGGGCCTTCAGTGCG ACGGGGGCACTGGAGGGTCAGACAGTCAGGAAAACTGCAAAACTGGTGTCACTCAGCGAGCAGCAGCTAGTAGACTGCTCTTGGAAATTTGGTAACATGGGCTGTAATGGAGGCTGGATGGACTGGGCCTTTGAATATGTAACTGAAAATGGTGGATTGGACACAGAAGACTCCTACACCTATGAAGCTCAT GATGGATCTTGCAGATATAATCCAGACACTGTTGGAGCCACCTGTACTGGCTTTGTGGACATAAACAGTGGAGATGAGAATGCTTTGCAGGAAGCCGTGGCCACCATCGGACCCATTTCTGTTGCCATAGATGCAGGCCACATGTCCTTCCAGCTCTATGAATCAG GTGTCTATGATGAACCTGACTGTAGCAGCACCGAGCTGGATCATGGCGTCCTGGCTGTTGGTTATGGGACTGATAATGGACAAGATTACTGGCTGGTCAAGAACag CTGGGGCCTTCAGTGGGGACATAACGGCTATATCAAGATGTCAAGGAACAAGAATAACCAATGTGGCATTGCCACAAAATCCAGCTATCCTCTGGTTTAA
- the LOC132852062 gene encoding procathepsin L-like, whose translation MRVLIAITALMALASAASISLEDLEFHSWKLKFGKSYKSVEEEARRKMTWLENRKLVLVHNMLADQGIMSYRLGMTYFADMDNQEYRQSVFKGCLGSFNKTKKHNAATFLRQAGGAVLPDSVDWRDKGYVTEVKDQKQCGSCWAFSATGSLEGQTFRKTGKLVSLSEQQLVDCSWKYGNMGCGGGLMDQAFDYIKDNKGIDTEDSYPYEATDGDCRFNPDTVGATCTGYVDITSEDENALQEAVATIGPVSVAIDAGHISFQLYVSGIYNEPECSSMDLDHGVLAVGYGKDNGKDYWLVKNSWGLDWGDNGYIKMSKNKKNQCGIATAASYPLV comes from the exons ATGAGGGTTTTGATAGCTATCACTGCTCTCATGGCTCTGGCCAGTGCAGCCAGCATCTCTCTGGAAGACCTAGAGTTTCATTCCTGGAAATTAAAATTTG GTAAGAGCTATAAATCTGTGGAGGAGGAGGCTCGGCGTAAGATGACTTGGCTAGAAAATCGCAAGCTGGTTCTGGTACACAACATGCTGGCTGACCAGGGCATTATGAGCTACAGACTTGGCATGACCTACTTTGCAGACAtg GATAACCAGGAGTACAGacagtctgtgtttaagggcTGCCTGGGATCCTTCAACAAGACCAAGAAACACAATGCAGCTACATTTCTCCGACAGGCAGGAGGAGCTGTTTTGCCAGATTCTGTGGACTGGAGGGACAAGGGCTATGTGACTGAGGTTAAAGACCAGAAGCAGTGTGGTTCTTGCTGGGCCTTCAGTGCG ACAGGGTCACTGGAAGGTCAGACATTTAGGAAGACAGGGAAGCTGGTGTCACTGAGTGAGCAACAATTGGTGGACTGCTCCTGGAAATATGGGAACATGGGATGCGGTGGTGGCTTGATGGACCAGGCTTTTGACTATATTAAGGACAACAAGGGAATTGACACAGAAGACTCCTACCCTTATGAAGCCACT GATGGGGACTGCAGGTTTAATCCAGACACTGTGGGAGCCACCTGCACAGGCTACGTGGATATAACCAGTGAAGATGAGAATGCTCTACAGGAAGCTGTGGCAACCATTGGACCCGTTTCCGTCGCTATAGATGCAGGCCACATATCCTTCCAGCTCTATGTATCTG GAATCTACAATGAGCCTGAATGTAGCAGCATGGACTTGGATCATGGTGTCTTGGCTGTTGGTTATGGCAAGGATAATGGAAAAGACTACTGGCTGGTCAAGAACAG CTGGGGTCTCGATTGGGGTGATAACGGCTATATCAAGATGTCCAAGAATAAGAAAAACCAGTGTGGCATTGCCACAGCAGCCAGCTATCCTCTGGTTTAA
- the LOC132852059 gene encoding heat shock factor protein 5-like, protein MYSSITLSSYLLITNHLARMDVNRRNFPSKLWHLVNDPQICSICWDDSGEGILICQEAFKAEVLSTANKRMNKYFETKDFISFIRQLNLYGFRKVRPDYEISEWPVSTMHHFSNPNFKRANPELLVNLKRLTPSNKAKLVAGPEVSDQSRHSHSPMRNSPENSAVVAGMEVNEILHSVRINRRNFPSKLWHLVNDPRICSICWDDSGEGILICQEAFEAEVLSTSNKRMNKYFETKDFISFVRQLNLYGFRKVRPDSEISERRDSTMHHFSNPNFKRANPELLVKLKRLTPSNKAKLAAGPEVSDQSRRSYYPMWNSPENSAVVGTDLVEHQGTPYHLYSQQGKGSNTTPQTPQAFVTAHGDSRPEFCHFQMDFSWAHPSSRMLQGSHGDSRSEFCHFQTDFPWAHPSSRMQQGLRCAVPDGNLGAFIPRYSQCRPDAPEYQCYMPGSLDSNMRCSQQEVASYTHCGFDPDYSFSHRQYTVQNPNWQSADAPDPRKSYMNLDTDEVEVEVQDLSVSHVRCTVQDPNWQTADDPDPRKSYMNPDFQSGK, encoded by the exons ATGTATAGTTCAATAACACTGAGCTCTTATCTGTtgattacaaatcatttagctAGGATGGACGTCAACCGCAGAAACTTTCCCAGCAAGTTGTGGCATTTGGTGAATGATCCTCAGATTTGCTCAATCTGCTGGGATGACAGTGGGGAAGGAATACTGATCTGTCAGGAGGCCTTCAAAGCTGAAGTCCTATCTACAGCCAACAAGCGGATGAACAAGTACTTCGAAACGAAAGACTTCATCAGTTTTATTCGCCAGCTAAACCTGTACGGCTTCAGAAAAGTGCGCCCAGACTATGAGATCTCAGAGTGGCCAGTCAGCACCATGCATCACTTTTCCAACCCCAACTTCAAACGGGCTAACCCAGAGCTTCTGGTCAATTTAAAGCGACTGACGCCTTCCAACAAGGCCAAGCTTGTCGCTGGGCCAGAAGTGTCCGACCAGTCAAGACATTCCCATTCTCCGATGCGGAATTCCCCTGAGAACTCTGCTGTGGTCG ctgGCATGGAAGTCAATGAAATACTTCACTCCGTCCGGATCAACCGCAGAAACTTTCCCAGCAAGTTGTGGCATTTGGTAAATGATCCTCGGATTTGCTCAATCTGCTGGGATGACAGTGGGGAAGGAATACTGATCTGCCAGGAGGCCTTCGAAGCTGAAGTGCTATCTACATCCAACAAGCGGATGAACAAGTACTTTGAAACAAAAGATTTCATCAGTTTTGTTCGTCAGCTAAACCTGTACGGCTTCAGAAAAGTGCGCCCAGACTCTGAGATCTCAGAGAGGCGAGACAGCACCATGCATCACTTTTCCAACCCCAACTTCAAACGGGCTAACCCAGAGCTTCTGGTCAAGCTAAAGCGACTGACGCCTTCCAACAAAGCCAAGCTTGCCGCTGGGCCAGAAGTGTCCGACCAGTCAAGACGTTCCTATTATCCGATGTGGAATTCACCTGAGAACTCTGCTGTGGTCG GCACAGATTTAGTTGAGCATCAAGGAACTCCTTATCACCTGTACTCTCAGCAGGGGAAGGGGTCCAACACAACACCCCAAACCCCCCAGGCATTTGTAACAGCTCATGGTGATTCACGCCCTGAGTTCTGTCACTTCCAGATGGATTTTTCGTGGGCACATCCATCCAGTCGAATGCTACAGGGCTCACATGGTGATTCAAGGTCTGAGTTCTGTCACTTCCAGACGGATTTTCCTTGGGCACATCCATCCAGTCGAATGCAACAGGGCTTACGTTGTGCAGTGCCTGATGGGAATTTAGGTGCCTTCATACCTCGCTACTCACAATGCAGACCTGATGCACCAG AGTATCAGTGCTATATGCCAGGCTCCTTGGATTCAAACATGCGCTGCTCCCAACAAGAAGTTGCCTCCTACACTCATTGTGGCTTTGATCCT GACTACTCATTTAGCCACCGCCAGTACACTGTCCAGAATCCAAACTGGCAATCAGCTGATGCTCCAGATCCCAGGAAAAGTTACATGAACCTGGATACTGATGAAGTGGAAGTTGAAGTGCAG GACCTCTCAGTCAGCCATGTCCGTTGCACTGTTCAGGATCCCAACTGGCAAACAGCTGATGATCCGGATCCCAGGAAAAGTTACATGAACCCAGATTTTCAAAGTGGAAAATGA